The following proteins are co-located in the Legionella busanensis genome:
- a CDS encoding cytochrome b, whose protein sequence is MRGLINWVDERFPLLSTWKSHISEYPAPKNLNFFYFFGSLATIVLINQIITGLWLTMFYTPSADQAFASVEYIMRDVNYGWLLRYMHSTGASAFFIVVYIHMFRGVLYGSYQKPRELIWLLGMALFLLLLAEAFFGYLLPWGQMSYWGAQVITSLFGAIPFVGDSLVVWLRGDYTVANATLQRFFALHVIGIPILLLLLVFLHIVALHKVGSNNPEGIEIKKTLDEHGKPIDSIPFHPYYTMKDSVGLIIFLILFFAIVCFAPEMHGYFLEHANFTAADPMVTPTHIAPVWYMTPFYTILRAIPDKLFGVIAMIASILILAFLPWLDRSKVRSMRYKGYYSRIALALFVISFIGLGYLGTVPVTTNRQYLARIFTFIYFAYFFLMPFYTRIERCKTVPLRISR, encoded by the coding sequence ATGCGCGGTTTGATAAATTGGGTTGATGAGCGCTTTCCACTACTTAGTACCTGGAAAAGTCATATTAGTGAATACCCAGCACCAAAGAATCTGAATTTTTTCTATTTTTTTGGCTCATTGGCAACTATTGTACTAATAAATCAGATTATAACTGGTTTATGGTTAACGATGTTTTATACGCCTTCGGCCGACCAAGCTTTCGCGTCTGTTGAATATATCATGCGTGACGTTAATTATGGTTGGCTCTTACGCTATATGCACTCTACCGGTGCATCTGCTTTTTTTATTGTTGTTTATATTCATATGTTTAGAGGCGTCCTCTATGGTTCGTATCAAAAGCCACGCGAATTAATTTGGCTTTTAGGTATGGCTTTATTCTTATTGCTATTAGCTGAAGCTTTTTTTGGCTATCTTTTGCCTTGGGGCCAAATGTCATATTGGGGTGCGCAAGTTATAACTTCCTTATTTGGCGCTATTCCTTTTGTAGGTGATAGTCTAGTTGTCTGGCTTAGAGGTGATTACACAGTAGCTAATGCAACCTTACAGCGTTTTTTTGCTTTGCATGTAATTGGTATACCAATCTTATTGTTATTACTTGTTTTTCTTCATATTGTTGCTTTACATAAAGTAGGCTCGAATAATCCAGAAGGTATTGAGATTAAAAAAACACTGGATGAACATGGTAAGCCTATAGATAGCATTCCATTTCATCCTTATTACACTATGAAAGATTCAGTTGGGTTAATAATTTTTTTAATTTTATTTTTTGCGATAGTTTGCTTTGCACCAGAAATGCATGGTTATTTTTTAGAGCATGCTAATTTTACAGCTGCTGATCCTATGGTTACACCGACTCATATTGCGCCAGTTTGGTATATGACTCCTTTTTACACCATATTACGCGCTATTCCTGATAAATTATTTGGTGTCATTGCTATGATTGCATCAATCTTAATTCTTGCCTTCTTACCGTGGCTAGATAGAAGCAAGGTTCGATCAATGCGATATAAAGGATATTACTCACGCATTGCACTTGCTCTATTTGTTATTAGTTTCATAGGCTTAGGATACTTAGGCACCGTGCCTGTAACAACGAATAGACAGTATTTAGCCCGCATATTTACTTTTATTTACTTTGCTTATTTTTTCTTAATGCCTTTTTATACTCGCATTGAAAGATGTAAGACAGTACCGCTAAGGATTAGCCGATGA
- the rplM gene encoding 50S ribosomal protein L13, with protein MKTFSAKAHEVKRDWYIIDATDKVLGRVATEIARRLRGKHKAEYTPHVDTGDYVVVINADKITVTGKKFKDKIYYRHSGYPGGIKEISFDKLQGSHPERIIELAVKGMLPKNVLGRQMYRKLKVYAGSEHPHTAQQPKELEIEE; from the coding sequence ATGAAAACATTTAGCGCCAAAGCTCACGAAGTGAAGCGTGACTGGTATATAATTGATGCAACTGATAAAGTATTAGGCCGTGTTGCAACCGAAATTGCGCGCCGTCTACGCGGTAAGCATAAAGCAGAATATACTCCTCATGTTGATACAGGGGATTATGTTGTAGTTATTAATGCTGATAAAATTACCGTTACTGGAAAGAAATTTAAAGATAAAATCTATTATCGCCATTCTGGTTATCCTGGTGGTATTAAAGAGATTTCTTTTGATAAATTACAAGGCAGTCATCCAGAGCGGATTATAGAATTAGCAGTAAAAGGTATGTTACCTAAAAATGTATTAGGTAGACAAATGTACCGTAAACTAAAAGTTTATGCTGGTAGTGAACACCCGCATACCGCGCAGCAACCTAAAGAACTTGAGATTGAGGAATAA
- a CDS encoding integration host factor subunit alpha, whose amino-acid sequence MNALSKAMIAETLFSELNLGKQDAKEMVEQFFETIRYALENGQHVKLSGFGNFNLRDKPQRPGRNPKTGQEIPVVARRVVTFKPGLKLKTRIEERGK is encoded by the coding sequence GTGAATGCTCTAAGTAAAGCGATGATTGCTGAGACTTTGTTTTCTGAGTTAAACCTGGGTAAACAAGACGCAAAAGAAATGGTTGAACAGTTTTTTGAAACCATCAGATATGCTCTTGAGAATGGACAACATGTAAAATTATCAGGTTTTGGTAATTTTAATCTCCGAGATAAGCCACAGCGTCCAGGACGTAACCCTAAAACGGGCCAGGAAATTCCTGTAGTTGCTCGTCGAGTAGTGACATTTAAACCTGGCCTTAAACTTAAAACAAGAATAGAAGAAAGAGGTAAATAA
- the petA gene encoding ubiquinol-cytochrome c reductase iron-sulfur subunit has protein sequence MTDDNEHTPDVLLSQEEIDEKRRKFLLTATGVLGGIGAACALTPFISSWLPSAKAQAAGAPVEVDLSKLEPGQQATIEWRGRPVWIIRRTKAMLEQLAGAENQLRDPESLVEQQPSYAKNKYRSIKPEYLVLVGICTHLGCSPKYTPQVNELGPNWRGGFYCPCHGSTFDLAGRVFKGVPAPINLEVPPYRFVNDHVIIIGEDEQQG, from the coding sequence GTGACAGATGATAATGAGCATACCCCTGATGTGCTCCTTTCTCAGGAAGAGATTGACGAAAAGCGACGCAAATTTCTCTTGACAGCAACAGGCGTGTTAGGAGGTATTGGAGCAGCTTGTGCATTAACTCCTTTTATATCATCATGGCTACCAAGTGCTAAAGCACAAGCGGCAGGTGCACCGGTTGAGGTGGATTTAAGTAAACTTGAGCCTGGACAGCAAGCTACTATTGAGTGGCGAGGTCGGCCTGTGTGGATAATACGCCGCACCAAAGCTATGCTTGAGCAATTAGCAGGTGCTGAAAATCAGCTACGCGATCCAGAGTCTTTAGTTGAGCAACAACCTTCTTATGCTAAGAATAAATATCGCTCTATTAAACCAGAATACTTAGTATTAGTTGGTATTTGTACTCATCTAGGGTGCTCTCCTAAATATACACCGCAGGTTAATGAACTAGGTCCAAATTGGCGTGGTGGCTTTTACTGCCCTTGTCATGGCTCCACCTTTGATCTAGCGGGAAGAGTTTTTAAAGGCGTTCCTGCGCCAATTAATTTGGAAGTACCTCCATATCGTTTTGTTAATGATCATGTCATTATAATTGGCGAAGATGAGCAACAAGGATAG
- a CDS encoding (2Fe-2S) ferredoxin domain-containing protein, giving the protein MSHYIKHVFICTNQKAAGKVCCANTGGEEFFEYLRTKLLELELFGPGKIRVSKSGCLGRCSLGPCIVVYPEGVWYRYASTNDIDTIIASHLMNNNIVPQLLIDSSPDLLN; this is encoded by the coding sequence TTGAGTCACTATATTAAACATGTGTTTATTTGTACAAATCAAAAAGCAGCTGGTAAGGTATGCTGCGCTAATACAGGCGGTGAGGAGTTTTTTGAATATCTTCGTACTAAGTTGCTGGAACTAGAGTTATTTGGGCCAGGAAAAATTCGTGTCAGTAAATCAGGTTGTTTAGGTCGTTGTAGTTTAGGCCCATGTATTGTGGTTTACCCCGAGGGAGTATGGTATCGATATGCTTCTACTAACGATATTGATACAATTATCGCAAGCCATTTAATGAACAATAACATTGTTCCTCAGCTACTTATTGATAGCTCACCGGATCTGCTTAATTAA
- the rpsI gene encoding 30S ribosomal protein S9: protein MAEMQQYYGTGRRKSSTARVFLRPGKGNIIVNNRQLEDYFGRETSCMIVRQPLETVDMVEKFDIYATVVGGGISGQAGAVRLGIARALVEYDEHDLVEDAELNDDSYRRKLRARGLLTRDSRRVERKKVGLHKARRATQYSKR from the coding sequence ATGGCTGAAATGCAGCAATACTATGGTACTGGTCGCCGAAAAAGCTCAACAGCGAGAGTTTTCTTACGTCCTGGAAAAGGTAATATTATAGTTAATAATCGTCAGTTAGAGGATTATTTTGGCCGTGAAACATCTTGTATGATTGTTCGCCAGCCCTTAGAAACTGTAGATATGGTAGAAAAGTTTGATATTTATGCAACAGTTGTTGGCGGTGGAATTTCTGGCCAAGCTGGCGCAGTACGTTTAGGGATAGCTCGAGCACTTGTTGAGTATGATGAGCATGACTTAGTTGAAGATGCTGAGCTAAATGATGATTCTTATCGCAGAAAATTACGTGCTCGTGGCTTGCTAACTCGTGATTCACGTCGTGTTGAGCGTAAGAAAGTTGGTTTACACAAAGCTCGTCGCGCAACTCAGTACTCAAAACGTTAA